The Mycobacterium seoulense genome has a window encoding:
- a CDS encoding sulfate/molybdate ABC transporter ATP-binding protein — protein MTDNSSRPGDHAIVVHNANKRYGDFVALDNVDFVVPSGSLTALLGPSGSGKSTLLRAIAGLDQPDSGTITINGQDVTRVPPQRRGIGFVFQHYAAFKHLTVRDNVAYGLKIRKRPKAEVKAKVDNLLEVVGLSGFQNRYPNQLSGGQRQRMALARALAVDPQVLLLDEPFGALDAKVREDLRAWLRRLHDEVHVTTVLVTHDQAEALDVADRIAVLNHGRIEQVGSPTEVYDAPASAFVMSFLGAVSTLNGNLVRPHDIRVGRNPEMAIAGGDGTAESIGVVRATVDRVVVLGFEVRVELTSAATGGAFTAQITRGDAEALALREGDTVYVRATRIPSLAVNAPAGGPAGAGEDEATLTSA, from the coding sequence ATGACCGACAACAGCAGCCGCCCCGGCGACCACGCCATCGTCGTGCACAACGCCAACAAGCGCTACGGCGACTTCGTGGCCCTGGACAATGTCGACTTCGTCGTGCCCTCCGGCTCGCTGACCGCGCTGTTGGGGCCCAGCGGTTCCGGCAAGTCGACCCTGCTGCGTGCCATCGCCGGGCTGGACCAGCCCGACAGCGGAACGATCACGATCAACGGCCAAGACGTCACGCGGGTGCCGCCGCAGCGGCGGGGCATCGGGTTCGTGTTTCAGCACTATGCGGCGTTCAAGCACTTGACGGTCCGTGACAACGTGGCCTACGGGTTGAAGATTCGCAAACGGCCCAAAGCGGAGGTCAAGGCCAAGGTCGACAACCTGCTGGAAGTGGTGGGGCTGAGCGGGTTTCAGAACCGCTACCCCAATCAGCTCTCCGGCGGGCAACGACAGCGAATGGCGCTGGCGCGGGCGTTGGCGGTCGACCCGCAGGTGCTGCTGCTCGACGAGCCGTTCGGCGCACTCGACGCGAAGGTGCGTGAGGACCTGCGCGCGTGGTTGCGCCGCCTGCACGACGAGGTGCACGTCACCACCGTCCTGGTCACCCACGACCAGGCGGAGGCGCTGGACGTGGCCGACCGGATCGCGGTGCTCAATCACGGTCGTATCGAGCAGGTGGGATCGCCGACCGAGGTCTACGACGCCCCGGCGAGCGCCTTCGTGATGTCGTTCCTGGGGGCGGTGTCCACCCTGAACGGGAATCTGGTTCGCCCGCACGACATCCGGGTGGGCCGCAACCCCGAGATGGCCATCGCCGGCGGGGATGGCACCGCGGAGTCGATCGGGGTGGTGCGCGCCACCGTCGACCGCGTCGTGGTGCTCGGTTTCGAGGTGCGGGTGGAGTTGACCAGCGCCGCCACCGGAGGGGCCTTCACGGCGCAGATCACCCGCGGTGACGCCGAGGCGCTGGCCCTGCGTGAGGGCGACACCGTTTACGTGCGCGCGACCCGCATCCCGTCCCTCGCCGTCAACGCGCCGGCCGGTGGTCCGGCCGGCGCCGGCGAGGACGAAGCCACGC